Below is a genomic region from Gallus gallus isolate bGalGal1 chromosome 10, bGalGal1.mat.broiler.GRCg7b, whole genome shotgun sequence.
TTTCAGCAATACCAGTGACCTGGCAAAAGATTTTATTCGGAAACTCCTGGTGAAAGATACACGGTAAGTGAAAAGTCAGAATCGTTCATTGCTGTCTTAGATAAATCTGGTGAAACAGCCTGATGAGCAATCTGCAAAGCCTTCCCTGCAGTGTGCGTTGCCGTTCAAGAGCAAGATAGTAGGCAgagttctgctgctgtgcccacagtGAATCACAGCATCCACAAACTCTTACAAAAGGAACCAAAATCTCCTATGCTAAATTTCAATTTCACGACTGCATTTTCTCCAAAGTCAAAATGGTAAAACAATGTGTAGGTAAAGGGCTTAAAATGGCATGCAAAATCTTTAGTTCTAGGTAACTGCTACTCCAGTATTTCAGTCTACTGTGAACTACCTGCAAGGACATGACACAATCCCATAATATGTTCCCTGTGATCCAGGAGCACTTTATTTTTACATCTGCTCCTACTGGCATTGTTCTTTATGTCTCTATGCATCCCCTGCAATCACCCAGAATTTGCATGACAGCTATGCAGAGCTTTATTCTCAGTCCTTGGGAACCACAGTCttttaaatgtgtttctttctttttataaagtACACACAGAAGTAGTATATCCTTCCCCTTAACCCTGTTCATCCCAGAGGGAAGTCAGGCTGTTGTAGTTCTTTCTAGTGGCTTCATTAGGTGAGAAAAACAGTATTAGAAAGAGGCAAGCTGTTGGGTCAAGCCCTGAGGAATTGCAGCAGTCTTAGAATAGGTTAGAGTAGATGGGGTTTGATGAGAGGCTAGCACAGGTCTAGCAACTTCCTTATAAAAAAGACAAGTAAGGGACATTGATATTTGTCACATGTCCAGAGGCAGCTATAGAGCAATGAGGTAGTTCTGCCTTTGATTCTGAATGGTGATAGGGTGCTGTTCGCTGAGCTGCCACACTGCAGGAAGAAGTTAGGATCGATCACGTTGGATAAGATTctcaaatactgttttcagGAAATGGCAGGTATGATGTCATGTTGCATACTAGAGGACACTTCTGATATAATTAATGCTGTATACTGTGATTCAGACGTAGTCATGTTAAAGGTGTATAGAGATCATTTATTATTCTCTAAGCCTGTAGGATGAATGTTTTATCACTTTTTATAAGAGGGTacacaaaaatgcagattttggtCAAGAAGGAATTAAAATTGTCTGGAGTGGGGACAACTTCTTACTGAAACTAAGCACACAAACAGCATGCCTTGTGGAAAAACATAATCCTGAGATTTCGATATTAGGCCTGAAGTTATCTTGATAAATGCTCTACTGCTTATacaaagacaaagagaaggctAGCGGACTTGTGTGCAAGGTATTTCTCACTCAAATCTGTacttcttgtatttcttttttgtttatccTTTTAGGAAACGGCTTACAATTCAGGAGGCTCTGTCTCATCCGTGGATAACGGTAAGACCATATCAAAAGGCAGATCTTGCTTTTTGCTGTGAGCCGAGCAGAGATAATGTTCTCACTCTTATTGATGTGCTAATTGGAAATCTGACCTCTCTGTAGTTAGAGACCATTGACATCTGAAAGAGGAGATGTATGGGGAGGAAATTGGTTGGGTCTGACTGAATCTCGGCATTTCTGCAAACCTTAATTATGACTTTTTGTTATCGTAGTTTTCAAAAAGAGGAGAACAAAGCTTTGATGTTTGTTGCATGTACAGTGTCCTACATTAGACCgtgctttgcattttttcatcCTTCTCTGATTGCATGATACGCACTATATCCCAGATTTAGTGCTTGCTTGAGTTGGGAGTTGATCACAGCCAGCGTGGAAATACAATTTACCTCAGAATGTAACTGTGTGTACCACATGTGTTCATTTACTGACATTTGTGTCTGAATTGATTTTTTCATCATAAATGTTGCTTGCATTTGTGGATACATAAATCTCATATAGAAAATACCTTTGGATAATCTCAGCATGCACAGTGATCCAGTTTTTGCTCTGCACTGCAAAAAGCACTGAGTGGACTGTTTTCAGgactgttgtttttcctcttacaaATATTGATATTTTTGAGAATGGCTGATTAAAAAATtaacaagagaagaaagtgaGGCCCTGGTACTTCAACTTACCACATTGGAATGAATGCACATTGCctattacattcattttttcctgatgtttttttctttaattgaatGTGTGAAGGAAAATCTGTGGGAGAAAAGAACCTCCCACAGATTGGAAATTCAGGCTGCATCCTTTATGTAGAGTTTGAATTACTGCACTGTCTTGTAAATGTCCAGTAATATTGGTTCCTCTGTCTGAAGACTCACcagctgaaggaagaaacaaaagtcGAGGAAAACAAGAAGGCTGAGAACACACAGCTCAAGACAAAACGACTGAGAGAGTACACCATAAAATGCCATTCAAGTATGCCTCCTAATAACACCTACATCAACTTTGAGCGCTTTGCCCGGGTAGTGGAAGACATTTCCTTTATGGAACGAGAGGTCAGCACGTTGGCTGCATCCCATGATTCTTTGCAAGAGGACATTGATGCTCTGGTTTCCATTTATAATGAGAAAGAAGCTTggtataaagaagaaaatgaaagtgtgAGGCATAAGCTGTCTCAGCTCAAGTATGAATACCGTAAAACTGAATCCCTGAAAAGACATCTACAAGATGATATCAAGACTGTAGGTGCCAGTCTTACAGTCATAACTGGGAAATATGCTGCTCTGCAGAATCAGTATGAATCTCTCAGTCAAGAGCTTTCTGAGGATCTTAAGTGGGTACAGGATTTGATGAGTAATTTTCaactggaaaatggaaatgaagccTGTGTGAATGGAAACTTTGACTCTGTTTTCAACAAAGATATCAACGAATCCCTAACGGACCTATTAAACAGATCGTGCTGTGAAGAATTCCTTGCAGGGCTGAATCTCAGTGTAGCAGAATCAAATCAGTAATGTTCTATATCAGATTATATGCAGGCTTTGCTGCCTCTCTCAATGtacagcagtgaaaaaaataatgtctcAGTGCATAATCTCTACATACAGAAACATTACctagaactgaaacagaaattctGATGCATTGCACAAGTTGCTGACCAAAACCATAAAGTCGCAGTGCCAAAGTTTGTAGTGTTTAAGTTCTTTCCCATGCTTGGTGTCTGAGCTTACAGGAACTGGGTTATCACTGTAGTATGGACCACAGCTAACCCTGCATTCTTTTGCATTACATCATACTTCATCATATATTACAGTTCCCGAAGTTCACTAAGTAGTGAATGCAGAAAGGAGAGTTCAGTCTGTACTTACTGGGGTAGGTGCCTAGAAACCAATAAAGAATTAATGATAGCATCTCCATTTGGATGAAAGAAATAGTCACGTagagctgctgtgggcagtTCTACAGAGCAGATGGGAGAAGTATTTGCAAAGGTTAAATCTGTGCTGTAACATGAAGCAAATGAAGTAGCAGTTTAGTATGTGGAAATTCTCTGTGAGAATAGCTGCTGctgaagaacagtaaaaatCAGGCTTTTCAAGATGAGGTTTTTAGGCCTGTAATTCAGATTGGAATCCTCTACCATCAGGTGTTAGCTAATGAATTAACTCTTTAGTTTAAAATTCAGTGAAGTTTCCTGTCCCGTACCAAAGAAATTTAATCCAAAGACAGAATTATGAGTTTGTAATGAACTGATCAAATTACTGTGTATGTCATTTTGCAGTGCCAATATTAAAATGTGAGTGATGATAAGCAGTAACATACATGTCTGATTTGGTTTCTACAGTAAAGATGATGAGACAGAACTGCAACTAATTTAATATGCCGAATGGGATTGAGGACTAACGTTCTTGCTGTGAagttgttggtttcttttttaagttttaGAAAGTAAGAGAAAAGTTGGCCCAAACTTGAATCCTGTCTTGTGTTTCAAAGATTTCAATTGATTGTACTGTATATTCACAGATGTACTTGAATCATTTTTTAGACCCAGTAAATTGTTCTTTATGCAGATGGCAATTCTTCCTTGATTATGTAGTCAGTGACAAAAAGGGAATTGTGAGGCTTTTTTTGTACTGGGAAGGGTTGTCAGGCAGCTGCTTTATGCCTTCTTTGCTTAGCTATATGAATTTGCTTCAAGATAACTGTTAACACAGATACAGGAATTACAGAGGTATTAGCCAGGCTTTCCTGTATCCGTGTTCAGGTCCATCCAGGGTTGATCTCGAAATGTATTAGAAGGGGAGAAGTTAATGATCTCACTGAATTGAACCACTGTTGttcataacattaaaaaaaaaaaaaaaaaaaaagcttcctaCTTTGAGGTAAAAATGGTAAAAGCATACTTTCATCCAGTTTGTGTAGGGTACAGTGGATTTGTCACTGTCATTGTGAAGACGTACAGAGGCTGGTGGAAACAAAGGGTTCTGGAAACAGTTGCTCAGCGGGGTGATGTTAGCACAGTCATGGCACTTGGAAGATGGAAACTGGCAGTGTGCTCTGTGGCATCTTGCTTTGCACATGAGGTAAAATTTTAGATAGCCAGGAGATGTCCCTCACATGCTGATGCTGTTGGCCAGGGATGATTGGACTCCAGAGTGCCGAGCAGTATTGGAAACCTTTACTGTCTCAGCTTTTGATTGGCCCTGATGGCTTCAGTCGTCATTTCTGCAGGTTTCTTGGAGCTACAAGACACAGGAGATGCTGTTCAGGCAAACTGGAACATCagactttttttaattactgtaaaGGAGAGAGTTTCGGTTCTTAAGAAGTAACTTAAAGACTACTGAGAGTCAGTATCTGCAGAAAAGACCCTCAGTGAAGAAAGAGTCTGCCTGCCTTCCCTCAGCCGTCATTTCACATCCTCTGATTTGTGTAGATTTTCTTGAGGAACAAATGCACTGACATGACGAGAAGGAACATGAAATGAGGCCACTCTGTTCCCGAGTGCTTGGGTGAGGTCA
It encodes:
- the DAPK2 gene encoding death-associated protein kinase 2 isoform X6 — translated: MDSPWQTAGCNYSGQFAIVKKCREISTGLEYAAKFIKKRQSRASRRGVRREEIEREVDILQQTLHANIIKLHDIYENKTDVVLILELVSGGELFDFLAQKESLSEEEATRFIKQILDGVNYLHSKKIAHFDLKPENIMLLDKNIPIPHIKLIDFGLAHKIEDGVEFKNIFGTPEFVAPEIVNYEPLGLAADMWSIGVITYILLSGASPFLGETKQETLANITAVNYEFDEEFFSNTSDLAKDFIRKLLVKDTRKRLTIQEALSHPWITTHQLKEETKVEENKKAENTQLKTKRLREYTIKCHSSMPPNNTYINFERFARVVEDISFMEREVSTLAASHDSLQEDIDALVSIYNEKEAWYKEENESVRHKLSQLKYEYRKTESLKRHLQDDIKTVGASLTVITGKYAALQNQYESLSQELSEDLKWVQDLMSNFQLENGNEACVNGNFDSVFNKDINESLTDLLNRSCCEEFLAGLNLSVAESNQ
- the DAPK2 gene encoding death-associated protein kinase 2 isoform X4; protein product: MLHCLCASMKSPSMALFKQQKVEDVYEIGEELGSGQFAIVKKCREISTGLEYAAKFIKKRQSRASRRGVRREEIEREVDILQQTLHANIIKLHDIYENKTDVVLILELVSGGELFDFLAQKESLSEEEATRFIKQILDGVNYLHSKKIAHFDLKPENIMLLDKNIPIPHIKLIDFGLAHKIEDGVEFKNIFGTPEFVAPEIVNYEPLGLAADMWSIGVITYILLSGASPFLGETKQETLANITAVNYEFDEEFFSNTSDLAKDFIRKLLVKDTRKRLTIQEALSHPWITTHQLKEETKVEENKKAENTQLKTKRLREYTIKCHSSMPPNNTYINFERFARVVEDISFMEREVSTLAASHDSLQEDIDALVSIYNEKEAWYKEENESVRHKLSQLKYEYRKTESLKRHLQDDIKTVGASLTVITGKYAALQNQYESLSQELSEDLKWVQDLMSNFQLENGNEACVNGNFDSVFNKDINESLTDLLNRSCCEEFLAGLNLSVAESNQ
- the DAPK2 gene encoding death-associated protein kinase 2 isoform X3, with product MQLHCLCASMKSPSMALFKQQKVEDVYEIGEELGSGQFAIVKKCREISTGLEYAAKFIKKRQSRASRRGVRREEIEREVDILQQTLHANIIKLHDIYENKTDVVLILELVSGGELFDFLAQKESLSEEEATRFIKQILDGVNYLHSKKIAHFDLKPENIMLLDKNIPIPHIKLIDFGLAHKIEDGVEFKNIFGTPEFVAPEIVNYEPLGLAADMWSIGVITYILLSGASPFLGETKQETLANITAVNYEFDEEFFSNTSDLAKDFIRKLLVKDTRKRLTIQEALSHPWITTHQLKEETKVEENKKAENTQLKTKRLREYTIKCHSSMPPNNTYINFERFARVVEDISFMEREVSTLAASHDSLQEDIDALVSIYNEKEAWYKEENESVRHKLSQLKYEYRKTESLKRHLQDDIKTVGASLTVITGKYAALQNQYESLSQELSEDLKWVQDLMSNFQLENGNEACVNGNFDSVFNKDINESLTDLLNRSCCEEFLAGLNLSVAESNQ
- the DAPK2 gene encoding death-associated protein kinase 2 isoform X5, coding for MKSPSMALFKQQKVEDVYEIGEELGSGQFAIVKKCREISTGLEYAAKFIKKRQSRASRRGVRREEIEREVDILQQTLHANIIKLHDIYENKTDVVLILELVSGGELFDFLAQKESLSEEEATRFIKQILDGVNYLHSKKIAHFDLKPENIMLLDKNIPIPHIKLIDFGLAHKIEDGVEFKNIFGTPEFVAPEIVNYEPLGLAADMWSIGVITYILLSGASPFLGETKQETLANITAVNYEFDEEFFSNTSDLAKDFIRKLLVKDTRKRLTIQEALSHPWITTHQLKEETKVEENKKAENTQLKTKRLREYTIKCHSSMPPNNTYINFERFARVVEDISFMEREVSTLAASHDSLQEDIDALVSIYNEKEAWYKEENESVRHKLSQLKYEYRKTESLKRHLQDDIKTVGASLTVITGKYAALQNQYESLSQELSEDLKWVQDLMSNFQLENGNEACVNGNFDSVFNKDINESLTDLLNRSCCEEFLAGLNLSVAESNQ
- the DAPK2 gene encoding death-associated protein kinase 2 isoform X1 encodes the protein MLLDKNIPIPHIKLIDFGLAHKIEDGVEFKNIFGTPEFVAPEIVNYEPLGLAADMWSIGVITYILLSGASPFLGETKQETLANITAVNYEFDEEFFSNTSDLAKDFIRKLLVKDTRKRLTIQEALSHPWITTHQLKEETKVEENKKAENTQLKTKRLREYTIKCHSSMPPNNTYINFERFARVVEDISFMEREVSTLAASHDSLQEDIDALVSIYNEKEAWYKEENESVRHKLSQLKYEYRKTESLKRHLQDDIKTVGASLTVITGKYAALQNQYESLSQELSEDLKWVQDLMSNFQLENGNEACVNGNFDSVFNKDINESLTDLLNRSCCEEFLAGLNLSVAESNQ